A DNA window from Magnetococcales bacterium contains the following coding sequences:
- a CDS encoding AAA family ATPase: MEAVRPATPAPSRSADQRQSGRRPQFFSAKSHAAIWRVLRAALLRAEGVILLTGVEGSGKSSLLKRLPGMIPDNRDLAMVQSADLPDSEFLQQLIAATTLVKGESGSLSPVDPHAPDVPTLADFQEDHPSLTLQDLVDAMEERVAMGRKLVLVVDQAHLLNPETLAWLDMMARFVSEGIKPVQLLLSGQPELRSLLESETGRNLADKIVGSCEVTPLTRGEVWDYLAFQLDKSMGWPVRVSWFGWMEIYAYSLGIPLKIDLLLRRVLPLVRQRNAKVVTRSMVRLAMTMGKPMERGSFLATLPVKTRVALLAGSVVFVSGTGYLAGLFDSPSQPSEKPVAKKGDSGEGSAYIRIVQPETPGSGTKPDKTEKTDKPTPPKDAKSPEEKTDDRSPAPKKRYWEPSLPNRASDTPLPQPIPERAEPGLAALAKPSPEAPLPGNRSPVTDPEAFRKRYQTAKTASANAPAPAPETQPVDMPSEPAAGTEAKKATPPATPLPLAANKTSRPTSGPDGAGDAEESAKPRDPPRLPPPPPPPPPLPSAARHTAAIIPPGDGGEKEELSSKPANLPAKPVPSGLRPPAERKGETEEKPTKPAPKTAAKENAPLPHITGVATEKSFRAVGKLYVVQIGSFTTQEGADSLKQTLSGNGRDPYVHLSQKKNRRFYSVRMNYRARDAAERMAHTIQQQEGLSGKVLELNYD; this comes from the coding sequence ATGGAAGCGGTCAGACCAGCGACTCCCGCGCCCTCCCGCTCTGCCGACCAACGGCAGTCGGGTCGCCGTCCACAATTTTTCTCCGCCAAAAGCCATGCCGCCATTTGGCGTGTGCTGCGTGCCGCTCTGCTCCGGGCCGAAGGGGTAATCCTCCTCACAGGCGTGGAAGGGAGCGGCAAAAGCTCCCTGCTCAAGCGACTGCCCGGCATGATCCCGGACAACCGGGATCTGGCGATGGTGCAATCCGCCGATCTGCCCGACTCCGAATTCCTGCAACAACTCATCGCCGCTACCACACTGGTCAAAGGGGAATCCGGTTCCCTCTCCCCGGTGGATCCCCATGCCCCGGATGTCCCGACCCTGGCGGATTTTCAGGAGGATCACCCCTCCCTGACCTTGCAGGATCTGGTGGATGCCATGGAAGAACGGGTCGCCATGGGTCGCAAACTGGTGCTGGTGGTGGATCAGGCCCATCTGCTCAACCCCGAAACCCTGGCGTGGCTGGACATGATGGCCCGCTTCGTCTCCGAGGGCATCAAACCGGTACAGTTGCTGCTGTCCGGGCAACCCGAACTGCGTTCCCTGCTGGAATCGGAAACCGGTCGCAACCTGGCGGACAAAATCGTCGGCAGCTGCGAAGTGACCCCCCTGACCCGGGGGGAGGTCTGGGATTATCTGGCCTTTCAACTGGACAAGTCCATGGGATGGCCGGTGCGGGTCTCCTGGTTCGGCTGGATGGAAATCTACGCCTATTCCCTGGGGATTCCACTCAAGATCGATCTGCTCCTCAGACGGGTCCTGCCCCTGGTGCGGCAACGCAACGCCAAAGTGGTCACCCGCTCCATGGTGCGGCTGGCCATGACCATGGGCAAACCCATGGAACGGGGATCGTTTCTGGCCACCCTGCCCGTCAAAACCCGGGTCGCCCTGCTGGCCGGCAGTGTGGTTTTTGTGTCGGGCACGGGATATCTGGCAGGCCTGTTCGATTCTCCCTCGCAACCGTCCGAAAAACCGGTGGCCAAAAAAGGGGATTCCGGAGAAGGCTCCGCCTACATCCGAATTGTCCAGCCGGAAACCCCCGGTTCCGGGACCAAACCCGACAAAACCGAAAAAACCGACAAACCCACTCCCCCCAAGGATGCCAAATCCCCGGAGGAAAAAACCGACGACCGCTCCCCGGCTCCCAAAAAACGCTACTGGGAGCCGAGTTTGCCGAATCGGGCTTCCGACACCCCCTTGCCCCAACCGATTCCCGAGCGGGCGGAACCCGGGCTGGCCGCCCTGGCCAAGCCCTCCCCAGAGGCGCCGCTGCCGGGAAACCGGTCGCCGGTGACGGATCCCGAAGCCTTTCGCAAGCGCTATCAGACTGCCAAAACCGCGAGCGCCAACGCTCCCGCTCCGGCTCCCGAAACCCAACCCGTCGACATGCCTAGCGAACCGGCTGCCGGGACCGAAGCCAAAAAAGCCACCCCTCCCGCAACCCCGCTCCCACTGGCCGCCAACAAGACCTCCCGTCCGACCTCCGGCCCGGATGGGGCTGGCGATGCGGAAGAGTCCGCCAAACCCCGGGATCCCCCGCGACTCCCACCGCCCCCTCCACCACCACCGCCCCTGCCATCAGCGGCCCGCCACACCGCCGCCATCATCCCCCCCGGCGACGGCGGCGAAAAGGAGGAACTCTCCAGCAAGCCTGCCAACCTCCCCGCCAAACCGGTTCCATCCGGCCTCCGCCCCCCGGCAGAGCGCAAAGGGGAAACCGAGGAAAAACCCACCAAGCCTGCTCCCAAAACGGCAGCCAAGGAAAACGCCCCCTTGCCACACATCACCGGGGTCGCCACCGAAAAATCGTTTCGCGCGGTCGGCAAGCTGTATGTGGTGCAAATCGGCTCCTTCACCACCCAGGAGGGGGCGGACAGCCTCAAACAGACCCTCTCCGGCAATGGACGGGATCCCTATGTCCATCTCTCCCAGAAGAAAAACCGTCGATTCTACTCGGTACGCATGAACTACCGTGCCCGGGACGCCGCCGAACGCATGGCCCATACCATTCAGCAGCAGGAAGGGTTGTCGGGGAAGGTGCTGGAGTTGAACTACGATTGA
- a CDS encoding branched-chain amino acid transaminase translates to MHDKDGKIWLDGQLTEWREAKVHVLTHTLHYGLGVFEGIRCYQTDSGPAVFRLAEHIHRLFGSAHVLGMTIPYTREALSAACLAVLKANGLQSGYIRPLVFYGAESMGLNPAKCHVHATVAAWEWGAYLGEEGMEHGIRVKTSSYTRHHPNITMTRAKGVGNYPNSILAKSEAIACGFDEALLLDPEGFVSEGSGENIFILKKGRLITPPLDSALDGITRDTVITLAAEMNLPVIEQRFPRDEVVLADEAFFTGTAAEITPIRELDGRKIGVGHAGPVTKEIQKRFFDVVQGRHPGHLGWLTRVE, encoded by the coding sequence ATGCACGATAAAGACGGAAAAATCTGGCTGGATGGACAACTCACCGAGTGGCGGGAGGCCAAGGTCCATGTCCTGACCCATACCCTGCATTATGGTCTCGGTGTCTTCGAGGGCATCCGTTGTTACCAGACCGACTCGGGACCGGCGGTTTTCCGGCTCGCCGAACATATTCATCGTCTGTTCGGCTCGGCCCATGTGTTGGGCATGACCATTCCTTATACCCGCGAAGCGCTTTCCGCCGCCTGTCTGGCGGTGCTCAAGGCCAATGGCCTGCAATCCGGCTATATCCGTCCGTTGGTTTTTTACGGCGCGGAGAGCATGGGACTCAATCCGGCCAAGTGTCATGTCCATGCCACCGTGGCCGCCTGGGAGTGGGGAGCCTATCTGGGAGAAGAGGGTATGGAACACGGCATCCGTGTCAAAACCTCTTCGTATACCCGTCACCATCCCAACATCACCATGACCCGCGCCAAAGGGGTAGGCAACTATCCCAACTCCATCCTGGCCAAGTCCGAAGCCATCGCCTGTGGATTCGACGAGGCCTTGCTGCTGGATCCGGAAGGGTTCGTCTCCGAAGGCTCGGGGGAGAACATCTTCATCTTGAAAAAAGGTCGTCTGATCACCCCGCCCCTGGATTCCGCCCTGGATGGCATCACCCGGGATACGGTGATCACCCTGGCCGCCGAGATGAACCTGCCGGTGATCGAGCAACGTTTTCCCAGAGATGAGGTGGTTTTGGCCGATGAGGCATTTTTTACCGGAACGGCGGCGGAAATCACCCCGATCCGGGAGCTGGATGGCCGCAAGATTGGCGTGGGTCACGCCGGTCCGGTCACCAAGGAGATCCAGAAACGGTTTTTCGATGTGGTGCAAGGACGCCATCCCGGACATCTGGGCTGGCTGACACGGGTGGAGTGA